The Phocoena phocoena chromosome 4, mPhoPho1.1, whole genome shotgun sequence genome contains a region encoding:
- the KRTAP15-1 gene encoding keratin-associated protein 15-1, translated as MSFNCSSRNFSSLSLGGYLGYPVSTYDSFYPSNIIYPHPSTFQLGSSLHGGCHETFFKPTSFQTPWAVTRSYQKSYFHPKNIIFHSPCQTNYTGSLGFGNTGLGSFGYGNTGLQSLGCGSSFCCPTYFSCF; from the coding sequence ATGTCTTTCAACTGCAGCTCCAGAaacttctcctccctctcccttggaGGTTACCTGGGGTACCCAGTTTCCACCTATGATTCTTTCTACCCCAGCAATATaatctacccccaccccagcacttTCCAGCTGGGCTCCTCTCTCCACGGTGGTTGTCATGAGACCTTCTTTAAGCCCACCAGCTTCCAGACACCCTGGGCTGTGACCAGATCCTACCAGAAATCCTACTTCCATCCAAAAAATATCATCTTCCACAGTCCCTGCCAAACAAATTACACTGGATCTCTAGGTTTTGGAAATACTGGCCTTGGATCTTTTGGTTATGGAAATACTGGCTTGCAGTCTCTGGGATGTGGATCCAGCTTCTGCTGCCCAacttacttttcttgtttttag